The genomic stretch GGCATTATCTTGATTTTGAGCATTTATGACTTCGTGTTTTTTTGTAGAAATGATCAAATTTGCACAGTTTTCTATCCTTTTTGGATCAAACTGAAGTTTTATTAATCGCTTTCGCGCGAATGTTGCACTTTTCAATTCATTAGTACTTTTCACTGAATTATAAATAACATCGTGATACCAAATGGCGAATTGTACTGTGTCATAATCTTCCAAATCAGCTTGATCGTTTGTTGCTAATTGAAACATATAATCAAGATGATTCAAGTTGTGATAGTGACGTTTTTTAGAAGTATATTTTTCATGTATTTCAATCCAAAGTTCATTCAATAATAAATCATCATCGGTATATTTCGATGATAAATTCAACCACGATTGATGCAACTCATTTTTCATAAATATATTTTAGATAACTCATCTAATAAGGCAGGTTTTCTTTTATGCAAATCTCTCAGGTTTGCTGCAATAGTTTTGACATCACCTTTAAGGTTTTTGATTTTCAAGATCATTTTACAAGCGTCTTTGTAATGAGTTCTACCAGTATTACGTTGCAAATTATCATATACATGTTCGGTATATTCATGTATTATTTCTGCGCTATATTCTTCTTTTAAAGATGATTCAAAAGATTGAAGTAAGTTAATATGTGTATGAAAATAAAAATTAGATGTTTTTTGGAATATGATGTATTTATACAAGTCATCTATTCTATTTTCTATATTTAAAACTCTACAAATTTCTGAGGAAGAATTACGAGATTCTTTTTCTAATGCTACAATTAACGCATTTACTTCAACTTGCCAATCTTCTGAAGCATATTGTGATTTTAGCACAGAATACTGTTTTTTATGATCAGAGTGTTTTATATATAATTCTCTTGCCCATTTTAGAATATCACTTCTATTATTTTCTGTTTGTGCAATAACTACTAATTGTTCTTTCCAATTATGAACAATTCTTCTTTGTTCTTTATTGATTTGAATTCCTTCTAATAAAATAGATTTTGCTTTTTTATACTCTTTTTGAACAATTAAATCTTTTACAATAATTTCTCTAAATTCAGGAAGCAAAATGTGCTCTTGTAAATAGTTATTTCCTGCTGCTTCTCCATCTATTTTTTTAATAATTTTATACAATACCATCGTATATCTTTCAATATCGTATTGATCTTTCATATTGTATTTTATGGCAGCTTCTAGTATTTTTCTTTCGTCATTAGTTTTAATTAATTCCACAGCAATGTCAATGAAAATCTCTTCATATCCCCAACCATAAAAAGCTTCTTTTTTAGAAGCTTGTGTTAAGTATTTGAAAAGTGTAGTTCTAAATTTTTCATCTATTTTCTTTACATTTATTTGAGACAGCAATTCCAAAGCATCATCTATTCGAGAATGAAATACTCCTGACGAATCATCAACTTCATGCAACCCTGGAATCATTACATTTATAATTGCTTGACAAATAATACTGGTGTTTTCATATTTTTCTTCCTCAAGAAATTGCGCAGCTTGCTCTATAAACTTATAAACTTCATTTCCGATTTTTGTAGCACTTCTGTATTCAATATATCCATATCTGCCTTTATGAGTTCGGATTAAATCTTTTATAATTCTTTCGTATGTACTTAGATCAACAGTATCATTTTTTAATGCATGTTTAGAAATAATACTATTGCGAAACTCTTTGTTTTCTTTTGCTGTTTCTAGTACTAAATCATACAATTCTTTTTCAGTAAGCGCATTGAGAATCTCTTTAATTTGAGTAACTATGTTTTTACCTCTTTTTTTTCTTTCCTTTTTTGGCTTTTCTTTAGTAAGATTCATAGCGTCAGATTGCAATTCAAGTAAAGATGCCACAATATGTTTGCAAAAAACGCCTTGATCGTAAGGGCAATCGCAAAAAACATCTTTTATAATCTCTTTTTCAAGATGTAGCTTTACATTATAATCTTCAGAACCATTTACAATAGTTTCTATAGTGTGATTATCTATAAATTCCAGCGGTTGCACATGTCCGTTAACATAATAGTTGTAACCTCTTTTTAGTATTGTTTCACTAATATGTTGTTCAAATTCGTTTAACGGGATATTCATAATTCTAATTTTTATTCAAAATCGTATTCGAAGCTTGTGCTGTACACATCACAATTAAATCGGCAATATTTACATGCGCAGGACGCGACACAACAAAATACGCAATCTCAGCAACATCTTGTGGTGTTAACGGTTGGTAACCTTGATAGGCTTTCTCAGCACGCGCCGAATCACCTTTAAAACGCACATCACTAAACTCAGTTTCTACCAATCCTGGATTAATAGCGCCAACGCGAATTCCGTGTGCATGTAAGTCCATTCGCATTCCTTGATTC from Kordia antarctica encodes the following:
- a CDS encoding HD domain-containing protein — its product is MKNELHQSWLNLSSKYTDDDLLLNELWIEIHEKYTSKKRHYHNLNHLDYMFQLATNDQADLEDYDTVQFAIWYHDVIYNSVKSTNELKSATFARKRLIKLQFDPKRIENCANLIISTKKHEVINAQNQDNAYLLDWDLAILGTTWETYEKYTQKIRAEYSMFPDFMYTKGRKKVLQHFLERPRIYYTEKYHDLWEAFARKNIQKELTSLL
- a CDS encoding SWIM zinc finger family protein, with product MNIPLNEFEQHISETILKRGYNYYVNGHVQPLEFIDNHTIETIVNGSEDYNVKLHLEKEIIKDVFCDCPYDQGVFCKHIVASLLELQSDAMNLTKEKPKKERKKRGKNIVTQIKEILNALTEKELYDLVLETAKENKEFRNSIISKHALKNDTVDLSTYERIIKDLIRTHKGRYGYIEYRSATKIGNEVYKFIEQAAQFLEEEKYENTSIICQAIINVMIPGLHEVDDSSGVFHSRIDDALELLSQINVKKIDEKFRTTLFKYLTQASKKEAFYGWGYEEIFIDIAVELIKTNDERKILEAAIKYNMKDQYDIERYTMVLYKIIKKIDGEAAGNNYLQEHILLPEFREIIVKDLIVQKEYKKAKSILLEGIQINKEQRRIVHNWKEQLVVIAQTENNRSDILKWARELYIKHSDHKKQYSVLKSQYASEDWQVEVNALIVALEKESRNSSSEICRVLNIENRIDDLYKYIIFQKTSNFYFHTHINLLQSFESSLKEEYSAEIIHEYTEHVYDNLQRNTGRTHYKDACKMILKIKNLKGDVKTIAANLRDLHKRKPALLDELSKIYL